CCCTGGATGATCGCGATCCGCTCCGCCTGCGAAAGGAAATTGTCGTTGAAGAACGTCGTCTGCGTCGCCAGTGCATCGATGCCACCGGCGAGCGCCACCAGCCGCTCGCGCGCAGTTATCGAATCCCGACCCACCGCGCCGAACGCAACCTGCGACGTGGTGCCCATCGCCAGCAGGATCTGGTCGACCGCGCTGAAGTTGACCGCCAAGCGTTGGAGCGTGGCCGATGCCTGCTCGCCCTGCGCCTGAAACTTGCCGATCTCCGGCAGCAGTTCGGCCGCCACCGTGTTGGCAACGCCGGCGAAGAACTCGGCGATCGCCGCCTGGTTGGCGGCCTCATCCTTGCCGAGCGCGATTTTGATGGTCTGCGACCGGGCCGCGATGCTTGCAGCGTTCAAACCCAGGACCTCGGCGAAGTCCGCTGATGCTGTCTTGATCGCGTCGTAGGCCGAGGTCAGGCCTGCGGCGAACTCGGCGCCGACCGGGTTGCGATCGCTGCCTTTCTTGTCGCTGCGGAACCAGCCGCCCTTCTTCACCCAGTCGGCATCCATCGTGCCGGTGAAGCCGCCAGCGCCGAGCGAGCCGTTGAGGGTCTGCTCGCCACTGTACTCTTTCGGGCCGCGGCCGAATGCCGCCTTGCCGATCGAGACGACCGCCAGCGCGCCGGCCACCCAGGGCGCAGCCGCGGCCAGCCCGGACAGGCCCGATGCAATGCCGCTGGCGATGTTCGGCCCGACGACGCTCGCGATGCCGTTGCCGATGTTCATGCCAAGCGCCGACGTCAGGCCGGAGCCAATGCCGGCGCCATTCAGGCCGCCAGCCAGACTGCCGAGGAAGCCGGTACCGAGGCCGCCGGCCAGCGTGGCGCCGCCAGTGGCCAGACCGTACAGATTCGACAGGCCACTGGCAGCGCTCACCAAGCCGCCCGCCGCGCTGGCCGCACCGACCGCACCACCACCCAGACCCAGGGAGTTCGTCAGCCCGGCAGCCAGCGGGCTGACCGCCGCCGAGATGATGGGGCGCAGCACCAGAGTGCCGAACATATTCTTCAGCGTGGAGACCAGGTTCTCGCCGAAGTCCTTCCCGCTTTCGAACCCGCGCAGCAGCGCGTCGGTGAGCGACTGCTCGATCGATTCCGAGGCGCGCTTCCATTCCTCTGCGGCCTTCTTCGCCGCGTCAACCTGCTCCATCGCATCGATGGCGGCCGAGTTGCGCTTCTTCGCGTCGATGAGCTTTTCCAGCGTCTCGATCTCATCGAGCGTCAGCCCAAGCGTCGAACGCTGGGCCAGTTGCTCCTCCAAGCGCGCCAGTTCCAGCTGCTCGACGGCCGACTTGGTCAGACCGTATGTGCGCGCCAGTTCTTCGTTGCGGATCGCTTCCGCCTCGGCGTCCTGCACCCGCTTCGCATAGACAGAACTTGTCGCCTCCAGGCCTCTGGAATACTCGGCCTGGAAGTCACTCAACTCCTTCGCTGCGCGCAGACGATCCTGCTCCGCCTGCTTAGCGAACGGCTGCTGGCCAATGTATTTCTCGACCGTGGCCACGTACTCGGCCAGCGATTGCTTGCCAGCCTTGTAGCCGGCATAGAGCTTGCCCAAGTCGGCGTAGAAGTTCGGATCGATACTGGCGGTCTTGCCGTTGATGCGGTCGAGTAGCGCCTCGTATTCCTGAGCAGCCTTCGCCGCTTTTTCGACACCTTTATCGGCACCGGAAGAGTAAGTCAGGTCACCTTGAACGCGGTCGCCGAGGTCACCGTCGCCAGCCCCACCACGGCCGGCCAAGCGGGCCCGATAGGCCGCTTCGAAAGCATCTGACGGCGCCTTGCCCAGGCTCTCAATGCTAGCCTGCCCATCCAAAATTGCTTGCCTGAGATCGGCATAGGATTTCTTGACGTCCTTGAGACCGTCACCGCCGGTGAAGGATTCATATGCAGCTTCAATCGGGCTGATAAGTGCGAGGTCATTTACGATTGCAAATCCGGCGCGCACCGCCTTCAGTGCGTCCCACGCGATTCTGGTCGATCGCACGAAAGTCGCTACCGCATCCGATGCCTTCGCAAACCCAAGCCCCAGGTCGTCCGCCCAGTCTGACCAGTCGCCCTTCTCCAGCTTCGCCTGCTGGTTGTAGACGTCCGAGAAGGTCCCGACCAAGTCGCGCAGCGTCGGCGCGACATCGACTGCCACCGAAGTGACAAACCCCTTCAGGTCCATCGTCAGCCAGCCGATGTGATCCTGGAACTCCGCGGCGGCGCCGGCGGCTTCGCCGGATGTTCCGGTGACCTTGCCATAGTTCTCAGCGAGGTCATTGAGGAAAGGCAGCAAGTCGGCGCCAGACTTGCCAATCAGATCATTGATCAGCGCTGTCTTCGAGGCACTATCGTTGTAGCCCGACAGCTTCGTTGCAGCGTCGACCAGCACAACAGATGGGTCACGCAGGCCGCCCGCGGCGTCCCTGGACGAAACGCCCAGCGCCTTGAGCGCTTTCTGCACCTTGCTGCTATCTTCATCCAAGTCGGCCATGCCCTTGGACAGCTTAGTTAGGGCGCCGTCGATGGCGACCATATCGGTGCCGAACACGGTGGCAAGCTTCTGGATCTTCGACAGACTTTCGACCGAAGACCCGGTCTTCTGCGCCATATCGTCGAGCTCAGCCAGCTCGTTGAATGCGACGTTGACCAGTGCAGCGCCCGCTACTGCCGCGGCTGCAACAGCCGCACCGACAGCAAGCAACGTGGTTTTGTAGCCCTCGGCGCTTTCGCTCAAGCTGCCGAACGACGACTCACCAGCCTGTTCTTGCTGGCGAAGCTGCTCAATCATTTCCGCTGCAGCCTCGCTTACGCCCAGTTGCTGAGCGCGCAACGCCGCCAACTCGGATGCGGACTTACCAATGCCTTCGGTGCGCGCGCGCAGGCCCTCAAGAAAATTCGTCGATTCATCCAGTCTTCGCTGGGCCTCAGCGGCGAGCGCACTCTTCTTCGTCATCTCATCGAGCTGATTCAGGAAGGGGCGCAGCGCGTTGACATCAAGTCCGCGTGAGTTTGCCAGGGCCTCGTAATACTGGGCCGAGCCCTTGGCACCCGCATTCATCGTCGCCAGGGTTCTCTGAATCGAATCGGCCATGCTTTTCGTGGCGCGATCCATACGGCCGGCGGCCACCCCTGCGCCGTCACCGGCAGCCTCCAATCCAGGCGTGCGCGCGACTTCCTCCAGGGCAGTCGCGGTCCGTTTCGCCGTGGCGCCAAGGTTATCCAGGTTCTTCCCGGTGCGGTTGGCGCCCTCCTCGATCTTGCGAAGGCCCGCGTCGACACCACTGCCATCGACGTCCACGCGGATGGTTGCGTTATTTACGATGTCGCTCATCTTTCGCCCATAAAAAAACCACCCCGAAGGGTGGTTTGTTTTAGTTTCAAAAATCTAGTCCAAGCTTTTGTCAGGCTTGGGCTTAGGCTCCAGGCACACGTCGTGCACCAAACCGCGCATGTAGGGCTTGGGCGGAACCTGCCTTGCGAAGACCACTCCCTGCTTGTCTCGTAGCTCGAGGTATTTAATCCGGCAGTTCACCACTGCCATGTAAGGAGATTTGGTGACGCCTTTGGGGCCACCCGTCGCCATGGTGAACGAGCGCAGGTCGCCATTGCTACGAACCGATTTGGTCTCGTAACAAGCAGCGGCCTTGGTATCCGGGTCCTGTCTGCACGAAAGTTTCGGCGAAGCCATCGCATTTGCGGCCAGCAGGACGGTTATAAATAATAGTGCGCGCTTCATCACTCCTCCATATATGGAAGAGCAATGTTACACCAGCACGAAAGGATGCTATCGTTTACAAACAGGCAACTAACTTTGTTACCACCATGATCGACCATTTTACGATTCACGAAGTCTTCCATGACCAGCTACACGAATGCGAGGAAGGCGACGAGTTCACGCTGTGGACTAGGCCGGAGGCGCCCCTCATTTATGCATACCGCGACGGGACCATCGGCGGCCAGGGCAAGGTGGTCGCAATCAGTAAGCTCGATAATCCGAAGCTGGTAGAAATGATGGACGCGGGCTGGTTGGTCGATCTAACGCTTTTACAGAAAGGGGAGCGTCTACGCTTCCAGCTCACGGCAGAACCGCCGGATCCGCCCGAGGTCGCGGCCAAGAAGGCCGCAGCCTATGAAGCCTCTCTGCGGGATGAGGTGCGCGCGCTCCTGACGCGCCCGTATCGCCCCGTCAAACGCGAGTTGAGCGTTCAAGTTAGGTCACGCGAAGGCCGAAAATTCCGGGTCGGTGAATCGATGTCATTGCCACTTCGGACGCTGGATCAGCGCCTGGAGAAACACGCCTATGATGTGCGATTTGTGGGCGAGAGCGGCACAGTAGGCTGGGTGATCGGCAATACCGAACTCCGGCAGCGTATCCTTCGAGCACAGTTCAGCGGCTATGAAATCAGTGCAGTAGTTACCGCTGTATGGGCAGAGCCTGCTTATTGCGGTTCTGACGCTCCCTTCAGTAGGGAGGAGCAGTGCACGGCGACTGTTTTCTTCAACGAGAAGACGTGACCTGATCATCTCCCACCCGGTCACCCCTTGCTGCGCATGGCCTCGAGGGCTGCGCCTTCCATGATCTGCAGGTCTTCGTCGAGCTGGTTATATTCCTCGGGCGTCAGACCCATCCGATCCATCCGGTTGTAGGCCACAAGGAAGTTCAGCGCGATCGGCCCGCCCATCGGGGCCAGGACCCACTGCCGCTGCATGCCGCAGAACATTTGGTAGGCCTGGAAGTTCTCCGGCCAGATTTCAACGGTCTCCGCCGCCAAGTCCTCCCGCCTCAGGCCCGCCACTGCCAGCTCGGCGTCGGTGGGCTCCGAAGTGTAGAAGGCCTCGGCGACGGCCCTTAGTTTTTTGCGCGGGCGCCGGTGATCTCAGCGATGTACTTGTCGAGGATCGCGCGCGCAGCGCCCATGTAGCGCTGCACCAGTTTCTCGACCTGGTCCTTGTTGAAAGTCTCTTCCAGGTCCCAGCCTGCCAAGATGTCCATGAGGGCATCGACGTCTTCGGCGCCGGCCAGATTCTCGATGAATTCCTTGAAGTCGTCGCGGTTCATCCATTTAAAGGTGAACTCGACGTCGGCAGTTTTGCCGCCCGGGACTGGGATCGCGACGATGGCGGCGAAGGTGGCGGCGGTGGCCAGGGAAAGTTTTGCTTTTGCCATGATGATTTTCTTTCGAGAGGGAGATAAAAAGACCCGCGAGGCGCTACCCCGCGGGCGTAGAAGGTCAGCGCCGTTCGGCGCCGACTGGCAACGGGTTTAGTAGCGAACGACCTTGTTCTGCAGCGAGAAGATCGACTTCACGGCCATCACGCTGCCCTTGCCCAGGCTGGGCGACTCGTTGAACGAGCAGTAGCCGGCATACAGCAGCACACCGCCGCCCGGGATCAGGCCGCGCAGGCAGGTCAGTTTCACGCCGTCCGACACCGCCTTCAGGGCGGCGTGGTGCGGGAGCGACTTGTCGTCGGCGGTGGTCAAGGTGACCGTGGTGGCGGTGAAGCCGTCGGGCAGCATGACTGGCATGTTGGTATCGAGCAGCGGCACCTCGACAGTCTTTCCGTCGCCGCCGGACACTTCGGCGCTCACCACGCCGGTGACTGGAACCCAGGTCGTGATTTTGCGCACGGTGCCGGTGCCGGCGCCGGCCGGGAACAGGCTGGTGTCGGTGGTGTCCAGGCCTTCCAGGGTGAAGGTGGTGCCGCTGGCCGCTTTCAGGCGGAACACGCGGCCGGTAGCGGCACTCCAGCCGCCGGTGTATTCCACGAAGTCGCCGACTGCGAAGGTGTTGGTCGCGGAGGCCACCGCCTCGGCGGCATTGGTGATCGCGGTGATGCTGACAGCGGCAGCGAATGCGCTCGCCACGGCGAACGCAATGTTGTTGGGCAGTTGCATAGGTGCCTTTCAGGGGTAAGCGCCCGGCGAACGGGCAAAGAAAAAGCCGCCTGGCTTTCGCGAGGCGGCTTGGGGTTCGGGTGATGCTGGGTCAGCAGAAAATCTGGAAGTCCTGTGCAGTTCCGCGGAGGTCGGTCTGTTCGTCGTAGGTGGCCAGGCGGCCGGTTACGACCTCGACCTGCAGGTGGTGAGCAGAACGCATGGCATCTTCGATCAGCATTCCAAGTGCCGACGCCTCGGTGCGGCGCTCAGCCCAGACGTTGACCTGCATGCGCACCGACTGCTTATCGGGGCGATCTCCGCTCAGGAAGTTGATCGGCGCACCACCCACACATTGGTAGGTGATGTATGGCTTCACGGTGTCGAGCGGCGCGACGTCTGGGAAGACGCGGCCGCCGGCCATCGACTGAAGCACGCTGTAGATATGCTCTTCTGGGGTCATGATTTCTTGGAGTTCCTCGCGATCTGTTCGGCTAGGGTGCGCGTCATGACGTCGACGGCCTCTTGCTTCTTGCTCTCGTAGGCCGGCCGCATAAACGGGTACGCCGGAACGGTTGCGCTACCGTTCTCGAGCTTCGCGGCCTGCTTTGCCCAGTACTTCGCCTCGCGGGCTCTATGCGTCTTCCAGCCCACCACGCGCCCTGTCTTTTTGCTCACGGTCTTGTTCCTCCGGACCTTGGCATGGCCATCCTCAACGAAGCGCCAATAAAACGCGTCCTGGCCGCCGAAGCGGCCCGATCTGACGGTCACCAGATACACCTGCCGCGTGGCGCCGTCCGATTCTTCCGTCACCCGTTTGACGATAATATTTCGATGGATCGTGAAGGTCTTGGCGCGCTCAAGCGCATTGCGCTTCGCCTCTTCGCGGAACAGCTCGGCACCGGAGAATCCCGTCACGCGTAGCGTCTCCTCGCCGGCGCCGCTGCGGATCTGGTCGACCGTCTGCTGGACAGCGGCGGCCAGGCTCGAATGATCGAGGTCCATCATTTGACGCTCTCGCAGACCAGGAACATGAAGTCGCGGTCGTTCGAATCGGGCAGCACCGCCTGGACGTCATATATGACGCCCTGGTGACGTGCGCGCATGGACGCGTCCACGTCGCGCGCCGCCCGGATCCTGATCGAGCACTTCACGATCGACACGTCGGCATTGGCGCGCATGGCCTCGGCGCCGGACTGAAACTTTACATTCGCCCACACCGTGCGCAGCACCGACCAGCTTTCCACCGGCTGGCCAGCGCCGTCTCGGCCGGCCGCGCGCTTTAGCAGCGCCACTCGGTCGTTCATCATCCGTACACCACCTCTGGCCAGAGCAGCCGCTTCACGTGCTCGTTTTTAGGCTGGCCGCCGGACTGGAAGTGCTCGGACAGGCGGGCCAGGATGAATCCTGAGATCGCCGCCGGTACCGACGTGTGGTCCGGGCCGTAACCGCATCGCACCTCGACCTCGACCGCATTGATCCGGGCAGCGGTCGCTGGCCAGGCCTTGCCCGGCGCGGGCACGATGTACCCCGGCTCGCTCTCGCCGTCGACCTGGTAATCCTGCGGGTCGAGTGGCAGCTGCACGCCCGTGGTGCCGTAAAACTTCACGTGCTTGACCTGCAGCAGCGGCGGCCGGCGCAGTTCGATCGCGCCGTTGAAGCGGTCCAGCGTCAAGCGCCAGGCCTGCTCCATGATTGCGCGGTTCGTTTCGCCCTCGGCCTCCGAGGTGTACGTGCGGATCGCGCGCTCGATCTCGCCGTCGAGCGGCGAGACCCCGCTCTCGTCGACGTCGACCCGCGCGGCCAGGCGCGCCTCGACCATCGAGACAGCCAGCCCGGTGGGTGGCGTGATCAGTTTCCAACTCATCGGATGGTTTCCTGTATTGCTGGCGGCCGCTGGCCACCTGTTTGTGCTGGGCGCGCCGTTACCGACACACGCTGCGGCGCGTATCCGGCGCCGGCCGGCGCGCGGGCATATTCGATCTGGGCGCTGTAGCGCAGCTGCACGTTGCCGCCGGCGAGTGCCAGCTGAAGGGCCTGCACGCGCATGCGGCGTGCGGCGCGCGCGCTGGCCGGGCCGGCCGACATGACCAGCGCCGCCGGCGAGACGATCAAGCGACGGCCGACCAGCAGCCGCGCTGCGCCCACCGCGAGATCGAGGTGCGCACCAGCGACGGGCATACGGCGCGCGACGCGCATGCGCACTTCGCCGCCGCCCAGCGAGATCGCCGCGGCGGCGACCGGCAGCGTGTATGAACCTGGCGCCGGCGCCGGGGCGTACTGCATGCCCACCTGGCCGGCGGCCATTCCCAGAACTGCCGGCGCGACCGGCAGGCGTCGGCCGGCGCGCATCGCGACGCCCTGCCCGGCCACGCCCAGCGCCGCCGGCTGCACGCCGAGGCGGCGCGATACTGCCATTCGCGCCGGGCCTGCCAGCAGGTTCAGGGCAGCAGGTTGCACGGCCAATCGCCGCGCGGCGCGGACCAATACCGCGCCGCTGGTCAGGGCCAGGCCAGCGGGGTGCGCACTCAGCCGGCGCGAGACTCGCATTCCAGCCGGACCACCACCCAAGGCAATCGACGCCGGCCCTACCGTCAGCAGATGTTCAGCAGCGACAAGAGAAGCGAACTCGCTGTCGCCTTCTCCCTCAAACGCTTGCCAGAAAGCGCTCGCGCTGTTGGTGAGCCGTTGTATCTCAGCGTCGGACAAAACATCGTCGAAGAAAAGAATGCCCGCAGCGCCATCCAGCCATGAGGCGCTACTAACCTCGTCAATGGTATTTGCGCCAAGCAGTAGAAAGCTGCCGGGTCGGCACGCGCCACTCACCGTGTCCGGCGATGATCGCTCTCCAAATCTGAACCAAGATATCAGCCCGGCATCATAGGAGTATCTGCAAGCGACGGGGGTATCGACGAATGACTCGATTGTGCGATTGTTCTCCGTGTACTGCACGAGTCCATGAAACGTCAGCGTTTGCCGAGTGGCGCCGGAAATGGCCTGAGACCTGCCCCAGGCCCAGCCCCTATTTCCACTGGTCCTGTTGCTCAGCAGGTACCTGGTAGCATCAGCGTTTAGATAGCCAGCGTCGCGAGCGCGCCAGATTGAAATTAATGTAAAGCCCCGAGTGACGTCGTGGGTCAAATTGTATTCAGCACGCCCTCCGCCCATGAGCACCCTGCCAGAGGGCGTAGCCTGAATCGTGAACGGGCCATCGGTGCGTTGTGGCTGTGAACCGTCAACGTAGTTTGCAAGGCCTTGCCCAGGTACAAAGGCATAGCGCAGACCACGCGCAATCCATTCCCTTCGGACTCGAACCTGGCCCTGCGGCTGGTAGCGCATGCCGGGCACGTCAGCCCACCCGGGCCTGGAGGTACGATTCGACCGTCACCGCGGTCGTAGCGTTGCCGTACGCGATCACGCGAATATACATAACGCCAGCGCTCATCGCGACGGAGCCGCTCGACACGCCGCTCGCGACTGTGGTGCCGCCGACCGTAAAATAGTCATACCAGTTCGCGCCGTCATGCGACGTCTGCAGCACCAGGGTGGCCGGCACGGTCGGCGCGCTGGAGCCATTGGTGATTTTGTACGCCCACTCGCCGCCGGCGAAGGCGCGCACGTCGACCGCGCCGCCAGCGACCGGTGCGGCTGCGGTGGTGCCGGCAGGAACGTTCGTCGACGCCAGGATCGTGGCCGGCTGCTTGGTGATCGCCATTATTCTTTCTCGCTTCCGTCTGGGTGAAACAGGGCCTCGGCCACCTGCTGGGTGGTGAGCGGGTCAGGCTGCAGGCCCAGCGCGCACAACGCGTCAGCGTTCGCTTGGGTGACCGCGCCAGCGACGACGAAAGCCTGCAGGGAAGACTGCACCAGGGTCGACCCGATGCGCAGCCGGCCCTGCTCGAGCAGCGGGCGCACGTGGCGCATGTCCGGCTGGTCCTGGATGAAGTCGATCAGCCCGTTGCCGGCGGCGACGCCGATGACCTCGAGGATCGTGCCGTAGCCGACCTCGCGGTCGTTGCCGCAGGTCCGGCCCGCCGACAGCAGATCGGCGAGCGCCTGGCAGTCGCGCGCGGCCAGCACCTCGGCGCAGTCCGGCCGCGAGCGGGCCAGCTGGCGGATTTCAGCTTGTTGTTCTGGGGTCATGATCAGGTCAACGTCAGGACGCCGGCATCAGGATCGAAGTCGAGCGTCAGGATCTCGCCGTCGCCCAGGGTAATGCTCGAGCCGTAGTCAACGTGGCCGACCAGAGGCTTGCCGGCAGCGGTGTCGTTGTAGACCACCGCGTAGCGCAGCGGACCCACGGCGGCGCCCGCGGCGGTGATCACCTCGTCGGCGATGGCGACCTTGGCGACGCCAGCGGCATCCGACAGCGTGACGCCATCCAGGACGTAGCCGCCGGCCAGGTAGGCGCCGCCGCTCACCTGGGTGATATCGGCCAGCACCAACGCAGTCGGCGCCGGCAGCGTGTTCGTCAACGCTGCCTTGAACGTGTCCGAGGCGAACTTGTGCACGCCATTCAGCACCGCCTTGGCGAGCGACGGGGATTTCACGAAGGTTGCCATGTGCGGCCTTTCATTGTTCAGCGAGCCGCGCGCGCAGGTGCGCCAGCAGCTCGATGTCGGCCTTGCCGACTATTTCGTCAGGGAAGATGACGGCCCGCGCAGGCTGGCCGCGAACGGTGCCTGTCACGATGACCATCAGGGAGCCCGCGTCCGCATCGGCGCGCACGTTGGCGAGCCAGGCGGCGTCCGCAGGGCTCACGGTTACTGCTCGCCCGCCAGCGATTCGGCATAGGCGACTGCTTCCGGCGTGCTGTCGAGCACATCGGGCAGCGCCTTCGCGGTGTCCACGTCGACCTCGACGACGTCGTTGCACTGGCCGTATGCGCCAGCGACCAGGACGCGGGCCTTGACCAGCGCCACCGGCGCCGGGCCTTCCGCGGGCGGTGCTGTCGGGTCCGCGACAGCGGTCGCCGCCGGCGGTGCCGGCTCGGCTGCCGGCGAATCTGCGGCACCATCGCCTGGCGCCGGGTTGTTTTGTTCGTCCTGCGCGCCCTGCTCGGCACCAGTCGAACCAGGCAGTTTTGCTTTTGCCATCTGGATTCTCCTGTTGGCGGCCGATCTGGCCGGCCGCCGTTTCGATTAGGTTGCGCTGTTCTGGAAGACCTTGACGGCCGCTGGTTCCAGCAGGTTGCCGCCCGAGCGGGTCCAGCCGCAGAAGCCAGCTTGGCCCTTGAGGCCGAAGGCCGAGTCGTCGAAGCGACGCATGATGGTGCTGTTCTTGACATCGCGGATCGTGTACTGCGAGAAGTCGCCGAACGCGATCGATTTGGCGTTTGCCGCCATGACCGGCACGTCGTCGTTGATCGTGACTGCGTGGCCATTCAGCATGTCCGGAGCGCCTTCGGTAATGGCAGGGATCCAGATTGGGCGGCCGACAGTGTCCTTGATCTTCGAGACGCCTTGGACGGTCGTATCGTTCATCATGTACTTTGCGCCCTTGCGATAGGCGCGGTTGACCGCGTGCTTCAGGTCGACCAGGTCGTCGTAGGTAACGGTCAGCGACTGACCAGTGGGCGCGACTTTACCGACGCCAGCGACCGTCAGCATGCCGAGCGGTTGGCCAGTGCCGGTGCCGACGGTGTAGTGGCGATTTTGGATGCGCGCGATGCGGACAGCCAGTCGGTTCACCACGAACGTGACAACGTCAATCGCGCTGTCCTGGATCAGCTGCAGCGGGAGCGCCACTGCTTTCGACGAGTAGTTGAAGACCGGGAGCCCGACGGTACCGAACGACACATCCAGAACGTTGGTCTGGGCGTTTTCCGATACGATTTCGCCCTCTTCACCGGTGCCGTCCGAGGTCGGCCAGTTCATTGGGTCGCCGGTCACGGTCGGCATGACGGTTGCAACTTCGCGCATGCCACCGTATGCCTTGAGACGCTCGATCACCATCGAGGCAACTTCGGTTGGCACGGTGAAACCGCCTTCGCTGCCCGTGGTGGTCGACATCACATTGCGGATCTGCGCCGCCTGGTCGGCAGACAGGTTCATGCCGTTGCGCAGGTAAAGTGCGCACGCCACCAGGGCCGTGACTTCGACACCATCTTCCGGCTTTTTCTGTGCCGGGTTTTGGAAGAACTTGTCGGCTTCGAGTTCACGCATCTTCTCGACGTTCGTGATCTGCTGGCGTGCAGCATTGATCTCGTTGGTGAAGCCGTCGAACTTCGCTTGGTCTTCTGGAGACCAGATCTGATCGCCCTTCTCGGCGAGCAGGTGATTGGCTTGGGTTGCGAGGTTGGCAATCTTCTCGCGCAGTTGCTGGATGGTGACCATGTGGTTCCTTCAAATAGAAAAGGGAGCCTCTTGGGCTCCCTGAGACGAGGTGAACCGACCTCGGGCGGACTTGCGCGAGAAGCGCTATGCGGCGATGGCCAGCGCTAGGCGGTTTGCATTAGCCTGGGTCATGCGCGGACCAGTGGGTTCGGGGGCTACCGCCTCGGGCGGCGGGATGTTTTCGGCTGGCGGCAGCACAGGGGCTGAATCCTGCGCCGCAGCGGCGATCGACTTAGCCAGGGCGGGCGGAGCTTTTGCGTAAGCCGAAAGATTCCATGCGTTTGAAACGCCGGCATGATCAGCGATGCGATCGATGAACCCGCCGGCGAGTGCTTCATCGGCCGTCATCCAGGTCTCGTCTTCCATCATTGCGATGATTTCTTCAGTCGGCTTGCCCGTCTTGGTAGCGTAGTCGTCGACGATGGTGAGTTCGATCTTCTCCATGACGTTGGCGGTATCCCGCAGGACGCTCTTATCGCCAAAGGCGGCCCCTTGGGCGTTATGGATCATAAAGAAGGCGCCCTTCTGCATGACCACCTCACTGCATGCGATCGCGATGCTCGTGCCTGCGCTTGCGCACAGGCTTACGATGTTGGCGATCGTCTTACCAGGGAAATTGCGAATCGCAGCTGCGATCTCCTTCCCTTCGAACACACTCCCACCAGGGGTATTGAAGTGAAGGTTCAGGTCCTTAGTTGGGTCGGCCATCTCTATTGCAGCAACGATGTCCGCCGCGTTGGCTTCGAAGCCAGGCGCGATCACGCCGCGAATGAACAAAGTTTGGCCGGCGGCGTTGCTCACCAGGATCTCGCGCTTCCCGGAAACGTGGGCAGTTGCGGTGTTATCGAGGCAGAGTTGGAAGAAAGGGTTCATTCGGCCGCCTTTTTGTCTTGCGTAGTTGTTGATTGCGCAGCAGCTGCGCCCTGATCGCGCGGCGCGCGATAGATTTCGTCGCCGCCCGGTATCGGCGGCAGCCGGCGGCTGCGCCGCACCTCATTGACCGACGTCCACCCGTCCCCGGTACCTGGCCCACCAAGCGCCACACGGTCTGCTGCCGACTGGGCTGTAATGTCGCCCTGATACAGCGCTTCGCGGTGGAATTCCAGGAAGCGTCCGTTGTTACGCGGGTAGAGCTTTCGGTTCAGTTCCTGCTCGATCTTGCGCAGCCAGGTCTGCAGCGTGTACTGCACGAACGCGCGGCCGATCGATTCCAAGCCGGTGCCCCAGCTCGTGGAGCCGGTGGATTCGTTGATCATGAAACCCGGCACGCCGAACGCGCGGGAGATGTCCATCACCTGGAACTTTCGCGCCTCGAGCAGCTGGGCGTCCTCGGCGGACAGGCTCAGCTCCTTCGCCGATATACCTTCAGTCAGTACCAGGGGAAGCCGGTGCGCATTAGCCAGTCCAGCGTAGCGACTGTTGAACGCATGCTGCAGGCTCGTGATCTGGTCCTCGGTCATCTTCGCCGCAGCTTGCAGCACGATCGATGGATGCGCGCCGCCTTCGAAGAACTTGCCGCTGTATTCGTCCATGGCCAGCGCGTTGCCGATCGCGCTGCGCGCGCCGAATTGGATCACCGACATCGACCGCATGGTCGAATCGTCGAATCCCAGGCCTGGGAAGTGCAGAATGTCGGACGGGTCGAACCAGGTTG
This portion of the Telluria beijingensis genome encodes:
- a CDS encoding DUF4214 domain-containing protein, which gives rise to MSDIVNNATIRVDVDGSGVDAGLRKIEEGANRTGKNLDNLGATAKRTATALEEVARTPGLEAAGDGAGVAAGRMDRATKSMADSIQRTLATMNAGAKGSAQYYEALANSRGLDVNALRPFLNQLDEMTKKSALAAEAQRRLDESTNFLEGLRARTEGIGKSASELAALRAQQLGVSEAAAEMIEQLRQQEQAGESSFGSLSESAEGYKTTLLAVGAAVAAAAVAGAALVNVAFNELAELDDMAQKTGSSVESLSKIQKLATVFGTDMVAIDGALTKLSKGMADLDEDSSKVQKALKALGVSSRDAAGGLRDPSVVLVDAATKLSGYNDSASKTALINDLIGKSGADLLPFLNDLAENYGKVTGTSGEAAGAAAEFQDHIGWLTMDLKGFVTSVAVDVAPTLRDLVGTFSDVYNQQAKLEKGDWSDWADDLGLGFAKASDAVATFVRSTRIAWDALKAVRAGFAIVNDLALISPIEAAYESFTGGDGLKDVKKSYADLRQAILDGQASIESLGKAPSDAFEAAYRARLAGRGGAGDGDLGDRVQGDLTYSSGADKGVEKAAKAAQEYEALLDRINGKTASIDPNFYADLGKLYAGYKAGKQSLAEYVATVEKYIGQQPFAKQAEQDRLRAAKELSDFQAEYSRGLEATSSVYAKRVQDAEAEAIRNEELARTYGLTKSAVEQLELARLEEQLAQRSTLGLTLDEIETLEKLIDAKKRNSAAIDAMEQVDAAKKAAEEWKRASESIEQSLTDALLRGFESGKDFGENLVSTLKNMFGTLVLRPIISAAVSPLAAGLTNSLGLGGGAVGAASAAGGLVSAASGLSNLYGLATGGATLAGGLGTGFLGSLAGGLNGAGIGSGLTSALGMNIGNGIASVVGPNIASGIASGLSGLAAAAPWVAGALAVVSIGKAAFGRGPKEYSGEQTLNGSLGAGGFTGTMDADWVKKGGWFRSDKKGSDRNPVGAEFAAGLTSAYDAIKTASADFAEVLGLNAASIAARSQTIKIALGKDEAANQAAIAEFFAGVANTVAAELLPEIGKFQAQGEQASATLQRLAVNFSAVDQILLAMGTTSQVAFGAVGRDSITARERLVALAGGIDALATQTTFFNDNFLSQAERIAIIQGPLNERLAKLGFAGITTSEQFKEAVQGLVKSGALATESGAQTYSELLALGPQYKLVSDYLKQASDTAAEAAATLAASVMQERGQLQDELDSLTMTSTELQAKQRAALDESNRALFDQIQAVKAKTAADEAAAAALETANSLLGIQAEIYEVTGDAAGMAAVLAQQQANALAALDPALRGATLQLWGLQAAAKATEQVKTDAAALMAGVDGAFSVLQKVVERQKKAMQEEINVRTQAIQKIGALSQSLRSTLDGMTVSGREAEDRAAAQAQIQAALAIAKASGKLPDADDLRNALSVVSRDSAALFATQEDYLRDFYATRNGIEDLSGLTDKALSVEERGLERLEDQVKQYDLMLEREQEQIDVLKGISVTGISIEQALEALRGAVLAAGANPVNSASSAISDAYKSSLGRAPDAAGLEFWKDKAASGVSLDTILGGIKNSPEAQIQKLYQEIFGRPADASGLQFWVKQMNGGMSAATIREAMLGSDEKKLRGFAVGTNRVPYDMPAMVHEDERIIPAADNRELMRRLASPEQGNEVLVAEVRALRAEVALLRTTNSAENYSIAKHAMDAAGHLDDAINGNKPLATKVVEEEAFQ
- a CDS encoding DUF1799 domain-containing protein, whose translation is MAGLRREDLAAETVEIWPENFQAYQMFCGMQRQWVLAPMGGPIALNFLVAYNRMDRMGLTPEEYNQLDEDLQIMEGAALEAMRSKG
- a CDS encoding phage tail assembly chaperone, producing MAKAKLSLATAATFAAIVAIPVPGGKTADVEFTFKWMNRDDFKEFIENLAGAEDVDALMDILAGWDLEETFNKDQVEKLVQRYMGAARAILDKYIAEITGARAKN
- a CDS encoding phage tail tube protein; the protein is MQLPNNIAFAVASAFAAAVSITAITNAAEAVASATNTFAVGDFVEYTGGWSAATGRVFRLKAASGTTFTLEGLDTTDTSLFPAGAGTGTVRKITTWVPVTGVVSAEVSGGDGKTVEVPLLDTNMPVMLPDGFTATTVTLTTADDKSLPHHAALKAVSDGVKLTCLRGLIPGGGVLLYAGYCSFNESPSLGKGSVMAVKSIFSLQNKVVRY